One Flavobacterium sp. 90 DNA segment encodes these proteins:
- the proC gene encoding pyrroline-5-carboxylate reductase: MKVHIIGGGNLGVSIALGIAKFSKNNQVTVTRRNTGSIQYLSEYGITVSSDNKHNIQEADVVILTIKPYQVDTVFAEILPVIKGKTIASAVSGLSLDMLQQKTNNEYPVIRIMPNIAAQFGESATCISFPEKDREKALLIVDLFQDLGTAPVIDEKLMDAATVLGACGTAYALRYIRASMQAGIEIGFDSNTALAIAAQTVKGAAKMLLEEKVHPEQLIDRVTTPQGCTIVGLNEMEHNGFSSSLIKGIKTSLKQIKG; this comes from the coding sequence ATGAAAGTACACATAATTGGAGGAGGAAACTTGGGAGTTTCCATCGCCTTGGGAATTGCAAAGTTCTCAAAAAACAATCAGGTTACAGTTACAAGAAGAAACACGGGAAGTATTCAATATTTATCTGAATACGGAATCACGGTTTCATCAGACAATAAACATAATATTCAAGAAGCCGACGTAGTGATTTTAACTATAAAACCCTATCAGGTTGATACTGTTTTTGCTGAAATTTTACCGGTAATAAAAGGGAAAACTATCGCATCAGCAGTTAGTGGATTATCTCTTGATATGCTTCAGCAAAAAACAAATAATGAATATCCGGTAATTCGTATTATGCCAAATATTGCGGCACAATTTGGAGAATCGGCAACTTGTATTTCTTTCCCTGAAAAGGATAGAGAAAAAGCATTGCTAATCGTAGATTTATTTCAGGATTTAGGAACAGCTCCGGTTATTGATGAAAAATTAATGGATGCGGCAACCGTTCTTGGCGCTTGCGGAACAGCTTATGCTTTAAGATATATTCGTGCTTCAATGCAAGCCGGAATCGAAATAGGATTTGATTCGAATACAGCTTTGGCAATTGCGGCACAAACTGTGAAAGGAGCGGCAAAAATGTTATTAGAGGAGAAAGTACATCCGGAACAATTAATCGACCGTGTAACGACGCCTCAAGGCTGCACAATCGTTGGTTTGAATGAAATGGAACATAATGGTTTCAGTTCTTCTTTAATTAAAGGAATCAAAACTTCTTTGAAGCAGATTAAAGGGTAG